A single genomic interval of Burkholderia cepacia ATCC 25416 harbors:
- a CDS encoding DUF805 domain-containing protein — protein MNFSEAVRSVLNKYATFEGRARRAEYWYFALLTCVLSIVAQVVGAGSHDAGLITLLLLVVLGLISLALIIPSIAVSVRRLHDTGRSGWFLLLVLIPIVGGILLLVWMCSRGTEGPNRFGADPIAAA, from the coding sequence ATGAATTTTTCAGAAGCCGTTCGTTCCGTACTCAATAAATACGCGACATTCGAAGGCCGCGCGCGCCGTGCCGAATACTGGTATTTCGCGCTGCTCACCTGCGTGCTGTCGATCGTCGCGCAGGTCGTCGGCGCGGGGAGCCACGACGCGGGCCTGATCACGCTGCTGCTGCTCGTCGTGCTCGGCCTGATTTCGCTCGCGCTGATCATTCCGAGCATCGCGGTCAGCGTGCGCCGGCTGCACGATACGGGCCGCTCGGGCTGGTTCCTGCTGCTGGTGCTGATCCCGATCGTCGGCGGGATCCTGCTGCTCGTGTGGATGTGCTCGCGCGGCACCGAAGGCCCGAACCGCTTCGGCGCGGACCCGATCGCGGCGGCCTGA
- the flhF gene encoding flagellar biosynthesis protein FlhF produces the protein MNIRKFTGATSRDALRLVREALGADAVVLSNRTLDDGSVEIVALADSDLAAVAPPAAARARMAAPRVPESVPAAAVPGIVSRPGAALARPAVNPYAAGEGGLPDVFSSVFGASAEADADSGSDDAAAQASTLDADPLAGATAAGASVTGAPAATSEPAPWLVEHAKRLTQQRDALMARTQAAPAAPQPSPPAPQAAASATPPGWARDIVRDAERRMPAAATRAPDPGAAQAAKAAERTRLSADAAAAVADAVKSRIERIVNDTVMQELGELRGMMEEQFDSLMWHDRQRRSAVHGALTKHLFSAGFSAQLVRMLVDNMPSGDGAQSFEQAAEWAQSVLAANLPVLDSEDALMERGGVFALMGPTGVGKTTTTAKLAARCVMRFGASKVALLTTDSYRIGGHEQLRIFGKILGVPVHAVKDAGDLALALSELRNKHIVLIDTIGMSQRDRAVSDQIAMLHGANAPVQRLLLLNATSHGDTLNEVVQAYRSAGEHPDLAGCILTKLDEATHLGGVLDTVIRYKLPIHYVSTGQKVPENLYVASTRFLLKSAFCVPRDGSPFVPQDEDMPTLLSALTARSTAELHEVRFG, from the coding sequence TTGAACATTCGCAAATTCACCGGCGCAACGAGCCGCGACGCACTTCGTCTCGTGCGCGAGGCGCTCGGCGCCGACGCGGTCGTGCTGTCGAACCGCACGCTCGATGACGGCAGCGTGGAAATCGTCGCCCTCGCCGATTCGGACCTGGCCGCCGTGGCGCCGCCGGCCGCGGCGCGCGCACGCATGGCCGCGCCGCGCGTGCCGGAATCGGTGCCCGCCGCCGCGGTGCCGGGCATCGTGTCGCGCCCGGGCGCGGCGCTCGCCCGCCCGGCCGTCAATCCGTATGCGGCAGGCGAAGGCGGGTTGCCGGACGTGTTCTCGTCGGTGTTCGGCGCAAGCGCCGAGGCGGACGCGGACTCGGGCTCGGATGACGCGGCCGCGCAAGCCTCGACGCTCGACGCGGACCCGCTGGCCGGCGCCACCGCCGCCGGTGCGTCGGTCACCGGTGCGCCGGCCGCGACTTCCGAACCCGCACCGTGGCTGGTCGAGCACGCGAAGCGCCTGACCCAGCAGCGCGATGCGCTGATGGCGCGCACGCAGGCGGCGCCCGCCGCGCCGCAGCCGAGCCCGCCGGCCCCGCAGGCCGCCGCGAGCGCGACGCCGCCCGGCTGGGCGCGCGACATCGTGCGCGACGCCGAACGCCGGATGCCGGCAGCCGCGACCCGCGCGCCGGACCCGGGCGCTGCGCAGGCCGCGAAGGCGGCCGAGCGCACGCGCCTGTCCGCCGACGCCGCCGCCGCGGTGGCCGATGCGGTGAAGTCGCGCATCGAGCGCATCGTCAACGACACGGTGATGCAGGAGCTCGGCGAGCTGCGCGGGATGATGGAAGAGCAGTTCGACAGCCTGATGTGGCACGACCGCCAGCGTCGCAGCGCCGTGCATGGCGCGCTGACGAAGCACCTGTTCTCGGCCGGTTTCTCCGCGCAGCTCGTGCGGATGCTGGTCGACAACATGCCGTCCGGCGACGGCGCGCAGAGCTTCGAGCAGGCGGCCGAATGGGCGCAGTCGGTGCTCGCGGCGAACCTGCCGGTGCTCGACAGCGAGGACGCGCTGATGGAGCGCGGCGGCGTGTTCGCGCTGATGGGGCCGACGGGCGTCGGCAAGACCACCACCACCGCGAAGCTGGCCGCGCGCTGCGTGATGCGCTTCGGCGCGAGCAAGGTCGCGCTGCTGACCACCGACAGCTACCGGATCGGCGGCCACGAACAGCTGCGCATCTTCGGCAAGATCCTCGGCGTGCCCGTGCACGCGGTGAAGGATGCGGGCGATCTCGCGCTCGCGCTGTCCGAGCTGCGCAACAAGCACATCGTGCTGATCGACACGATCGGCATGAGCCAGCGCGACCGCGCGGTATCCGACCAGATCGCGATGCTGCACGGCGCGAACGCGCCGGTGCAGCGCCTGCTGCTGCTCAACGCGACGAGCCATGGCGACACGCTCAACGAAGTCGTGCAGGCGTACCGCAGCGCGGGCGAGCATCCCGACCTGGCCGGCTGCATCCTCACGAAGCTCGACGAGGCGACCCACCTCGGCGGCGTGCTCGACACGGTGATCCGCTACAAGCTGCCGATCCACTACGTGTCGACCGGCCAGAAGGTGCCGGAGAACCTGTACGTCGCATCGACCCGATTCCTGCTGAAGAGCGCGTTCTGTGTGCCGCGCGACGGCTCGCCCTTCGTGCCGCAAGACGAGGACATGCCGACGCTGCTTTCCGCACTGACCGCACGTTCCACCGCCGAGCTGCACGAGGTGCGATTTGGATAA
- the flhA gene encoding flagellar biosynthesis protein FlhA: MSTPTGLFAKRQNPFAGTNLRALAGPILICMILGMMILPLPPMLLDLLFTFNIALSVMVLLVSMYTMKPLDFAAFPSVLLFSTLLRLSLNVASTRVVLLEGHTGPDAAGQVIEAFGHFLVGGNFAVGIVVFVILMIINFMVITKGAGRIAEVSARFTLDAMPGKQMAIDADLNAGLINEEQARKRRLAVSQEAEFYGSMDGASKFVRGDAIAGLIIMAINVIGGLIVGMVQHDMTFAAAGTNYTLLTIGDGLVAQIPSLVISTAAGVIVSRVATDEDIGTQITGQLFTNPRVLNITGAIIVLMGLIPGMPHFAFLALGGGAIWLARTQTKRAAARKAAGDLTDIAPPAVLPSDSHEATWDDVQLIDPLGLEVGYRLIPLVDKNSDGELLKRIKSIRKKFAQEIGFLPPVIHIRDNLELRPNAYRIALKGVEIGVGEVFPGQWLAINPGQVTAALPGAVTQDPAFGLPPVWIDVAMREQAQVYGYTVVDASTVVATHLNHLVVQHAAELLGRQEVQALVERTGKDAPSLVEDLVPKTISLTTLQKVLQNLLEEGVPIRDMRTILEAVSEHAGRGDAFEITAAVRLALGRAITQQWYPGAGEMQVMGLDANLERVLSQALATGANPGLEPGLAHNLLTGTQQAMLRQQNLGLPPVLLVQHALRAMLARFLRRSLPQLKVLSYAEVPDTRTIKVVNVIGGSA, encoded by the coding sequence ATGAGCACCCCGACCGGCCTGTTCGCGAAGCGCCAGAATCCGTTCGCGGGCACCAACCTGCGCGCGCTCGCGGGCCCGATCCTCATCTGCATGATTTTGGGGATGATGATCCTGCCGCTGCCGCCGATGCTGCTGGATCTGCTGTTCACGTTCAACATCGCGCTGTCCGTGATGGTGCTGCTCGTCAGCATGTACACGATGAAGCCGCTCGATTTCGCGGCGTTCCCGAGCGTGCTGCTGTTCTCGACGCTCCTGCGCCTGTCGCTGAACGTCGCGTCGACGCGCGTCGTGCTGCTCGAGGGCCACACCGGGCCGGACGCGGCCGGCCAGGTGATCGAGGCGTTCGGCCACTTCCTCGTCGGCGGCAACTTCGCGGTCGGCATCGTCGTGTTCGTGATCCTGATGATCATCAACTTCATGGTGATCACGAAGGGCGCGGGGCGGATCGCCGAAGTGTCCGCGCGCTTCACGCTCGACGCGATGCCCGGCAAGCAGATGGCGATCGACGCCGACCTGAACGCGGGCCTCATCAACGAAGAGCAGGCGCGCAAGCGCCGCCTGGCGGTCTCGCAGGAAGCCGAGTTCTACGGGTCGATGGACGGCGCGTCGAAGTTCGTGCGCGGCGACGCGATCGCCGGCCTGATCATCATGGCGATCAACGTGATCGGCGGGCTGATCGTCGGGATGGTCCAGCACGACATGACGTTCGCCGCGGCCGGCACGAACTACACGCTGCTGACGATCGGCGACGGCCTCGTCGCGCAGATCCCGTCGCTCGTGATCTCGACGGCGGCCGGCGTGATCGTGTCGCGCGTCGCGACCGACGAGGACATCGGCACGCAGATCACCGGCCAGCTGTTCACGAACCCGCGCGTGCTGAACATCACCGGCGCGATCATCGTGCTGATGGGGCTGATCCCGGGCATGCCGCACTTCGCGTTCCTCGCGCTCGGCGGCGGCGCGATCTGGCTGGCCCGCACGCAGACGAAGCGCGCGGCGGCCCGCAAGGCGGCCGGCGACCTGACCGACATCGCGCCGCCCGCCGTGCTGCCGTCCGACAGCCACGAGGCGACCTGGGACGACGTGCAGCTGATCGACCCGCTCGGCCTCGAAGTCGGCTACCGGCTGATCCCGCTCGTCGACAAGAACAGCGACGGCGAACTGCTCAAGCGCATCAAGAGCATCCGCAAGAAATTCGCGCAGGAAATCGGCTTCCTGCCGCCCGTGATCCATATCCGCGACAACCTCGAGCTGCGGCCGAACGCGTACCGGATCGCGCTGAAGGGCGTCGAGATCGGCGTCGGCGAAGTGTTCCCGGGCCAGTGGCTCGCGATCAACCCCGGCCAGGTGACGGCCGCGCTGCCGGGCGCCGTCACGCAGGATCCCGCGTTCGGGCTGCCGCCCGTGTGGATCGACGTCGCGATGCGCGAACAGGCGCAGGTGTACGGCTACACGGTGGTCGACGCGAGCACGGTCGTCGCGACGCACCTGAACCATCTGGTCGTCCAGCACGCGGCCGAGCTGCTCGGCCGCCAGGAAGTGCAGGCGCTCGTCGAGCGCACCGGCAAGGACGCGCCGTCGCTCGTCGAGGACCTCGTGCCGAAGACGATCTCGCTGACGACGCTGCAGAAGGTGCTGCAGAACCTGCTCGAGGAAGGCGTGCCGATCCGCGACATGCGCACGATCCTCGAGGCCGTGTCCGAACACGCGGGCCGCGGCGACGCGTTCGAGATCACGGCCGCGGTGCGGCTCGCGCTCGGCCGCGCGATCACGCAGCAGTGGTATCCGGGCGCGGGCGAGATGCAGGTGATGGGCCTCGACGCAAATCTCGAACGCGTGCTGTCGCAGGCGCTCGCCACCGGCGCGAACCCGGGCCTCGAACCCGGCCTCGCGCACAACCTTCTGACCGGCACGCAGCAGGCGATGCTGCGTCAACAGAATCTCGGGCTGCCGCCCGTGCTGCTCGTGCAGCACGCGCTGCGCGCGATGCTCGCGCGTTTCCTGCGCCGCAGCCTGCCGCAATTGAAAGTGCTGTCGTACGCCGAAGTGCCGGACACACGCACGATCAAAGTCGTTAACGTCATCGGGGGTTCCGCTTGA
- a CDS encoding RNA polymerase sigma factor FliA — protein MMYNAQGKMSQADVLAQYAPLVRRLGLQLVAKMPASVDLDDLIQAGMIGLMDAAGRYKEDQGAQFETYATQRIRGAMLDELRSNDWLPRSLRKTSREVEHAVHQVEQHLGRSASETEIAQHLNMPLDEYQGMLQDLHGSQLIYYEDFDRAADDEPFLDRYRVDHADPLSALLDEHLREALVEAIERLPEREKLLMSLYYERGLNLREIGAVLEVSESRVCQLHSQAVARLRARLREQAWVGAES, from the coding sequence ATGATGTACAACGCTCAAGGAAAGATGTCCCAGGCCGACGTGCTCGCGCAATATGCGCCGCTCGTGCGCCGCCTCGGACTGCAGCTCGTCGCGAAGATGCCGGCGAGCGTCGACCTCGACGACCTGATCCAGGCCGGCATGATCGGCCTGATGGACGCGGCCGGCCGCTACAAGGAGGACCAGGGCGCGCAGTTCGAGACCTACGCGACGCAGCGCATCCGCGGCGCGATGCTCGACGAGCTGCGCAGCAACGACTGGCTGCCGCGCAGCCTGCGCAAGACGTCGCGCGAGGTCGAGCACGCGGTGCACCAGGTCGAGCAGCATCTCGGCCGCTCGGCGAGCGAGACCGAGATCGCGCAGCACCTGAACATGCCGCTCGACGAGTACCAGGGGATGCTGCAGGACCTGCACGGCAGCCAGCTGATCTACTACGAGGATTTCGACCGCGCGGCCGACGACGAGCCGTTCCTCGACCGCTACCGCGTCGACCACGCGGACCCGCTGTCGGCACTGCTCGACGAGCACCTGCGCGAAGCGCTCGTCGAGGCGATCGAGCGGCTGCCGGAGCGCGAGAAGCTGCTGATGTCGCTGTACTACGAACGGGGTCTGAATCTGCGCGAGATCGGCGCGGTGCTCGAAGTGAGCGAATCGCGCGTATGCCAGCTGCACAGCCAGGCCGTCGCGCGCCTGCGCGCGCGGCTGCGCGAACAGGCGTGGGTCGGCGCGGAATCCTGA
- the flhB gene encoding flagellar biosynthesis protein FlhB, producing the protein MADESDLDKTEAATPRRREKAREEGQVARSRELASFALLAAGFYGAWLLAGPSGGHLQAMLRGAFMFDRATAFDTNRMLSAAGSASLEGFAALLPLLALTGVAALLAPMALGGWLISQKTFELKFDRLNPISGLGRIFSIQGPIQLGMSIAKTLVVGGIGGIAIWRSKDELLGLATQPLGVALPDALHLVAVCCGTTVAGMLVVAALDVPYQIWQYNKKLRMTKEEVKREHRENEGDPHVKGRIRQQQRAIARRRMMAAVPKADVVVTNPTHFAVALQYTDGEMRAPKVVAKGVNLVAARIRELAAEHNVPLLEAPPLARALYHNVELEREIPGSLYSAVAEVLAWVYQLKRFRSEGGAFPAVPVDLDVPADLDKGASVSADDEREEAEDTLGNGGAA; encoded by the coding sequence GTGGCAGACGAGAGCGATCTCGACAAGACCGAAGCCGCCACTCCCAGGCGCCGCGAGAAGGCGCGCGAGGAGGGGCAGGTCGCGCGTTCGCGCGAACTGGCTTCGTTCGCGCTGCTCGCGGCCGGGTTCTACGGTGCCTGGCTGCTCGCGGGCCCGTCGGGCGGGCATCTGCAGGCGATGCTGCGCGGCGCGTTCATGTTCGATCGCGCGACCGCGTTCGACACGAACCGGATGCTGTCGGCGGCCGGCAGCGCGAGCCTCGAAGGCTTCGCCGCGCTGCTGCCGCTGCTCGCGCTCACCGGTGTCGCCGCGCTGCTCGCGCCGATGGCGCTCGGCGGCTGGCTGATCTCGCAGAAGACGTTCGAACTGAAGTTCGACCGCCTAAACCCGATCTCGGGCCTCGGCCGGATCTTCTCGATCCAGGGGCCGATCCAGCTCGGGATGTCGATCGCGAAGACGCTGGTCGTCGGCGGGATCGGCGGCATCGCGATCTGGCGCAGCAAGGACGAGCTGCTCGGTCTCGCGACGCAGCCGCTCGGCGTGGCGCTGCCCGATGCGCTGCACCTGGTCGCCGTGTGCTGCGGCACGACGGTCGCCGGGATGCTGGTGGTCGCCGCGCTCGACGTGCCTTACCAAATCTGGCAGTACAACAAGAAGTTGCGCATGACGAAGGAAGAAGTGAAGCGCGAGCATCGCGAGAACGAAGGCGATCCGCACGTGAAGGGGCGGATCCGCCAGCAGCAGCGCGCGATCGCGCGGCGCCGGATGATGGCGGCCGTGCCGAAGGCCGACGTGGTCGTGACGAACCCGACGCACTTCGCCGTCGCGCTGCAATACACGGACGGCGAGATGCGCGCGCCGAAGGTCGTCGCGAAGGGCGTGAACCTCGTCGCCGCGCGCATCCGCGAACTCGCGGCCGAACACAACGTGCCGCTGCTCGAAGCGCCGCCGCTCGCGCGTGCGCTGTATCACAACGTCGAACTCGAACGCGAGATTCCCGGCTCGCTGTACTCGGCCGTCGCCGAAGTGCTCGCGTGGGTCTACCAGCTCAAGCGCTTCCGTTCGGAAGGCGGCGCGTTCCCGGCGGTGCCGGTCGACCTGGACGTGCCGGCCGACCTCGACAAGGGCGCGTCGGTCTCCGCCGACGACGAACGCGAGGAAGCCGAAGACACGCTCGGTAACGGAGGCGCGGCATGA
- the ahcY gene encoding adenosylhomocysteinase, with protein sequence MNAIIDSKASNDFVVADMALAGWGRKELNIAETEMPGLVQIRDEYKAQQPLKGARIAGSLHMTIQTGVLIETLKALGADVRWASCNIFSTQDHAAAAIVEAGTPVFAFKGESLDEYWEFSHRIFEWPNGEFANMILDDGGDATLLLILGAKAEKDRSVIAKPTNEEEVALYKSIAKHLDADPTWYSTRLAHIKGVTEETTTGVHRLYQMEKDGRLPFPAFNVNDSVTKSKFDNLYGCRESLVDGIKRATDVMIAGKVAVVAGYGDVGKGCAQSLRGLGATVWVTEIDPICALQAAMEGYRVVTMEYAADKADIFVTATGNYHVINHDHMKAMRHNAIVCNIGHFDSEIDVASTRQYQWENIKPQVDHIIFPDGKRVILLAEGRLVNLGCATGHPSFVMSNSFANQTLAQIELFVRGNEYENKVYVLPKHLDEKVARLHLARIGANLSVLSDEQASYIGVQKDGPFKPNHYRY encoded by the coding sequence ATGAACGCCATTATCGATTCCAAGGCTTCCAACGATTTCGTCGTCGCCGACATGGCGCTGGCCGGCTGGGGCCGCAAGGAACTGAACATCGCCGAGACCGAAATGCCGGGCCTCGTGCAGATCCGCGACGAATACAAGGCGCAGCAGCCGCTGAAGGGCGCGCGCATCGCGGGTTCGCTGCATATGACGATCCAGACCGGCGTGCTGATCGAGACGCTGAAGGCGCTCGGCGCCGACGTCCGCTGGGCGTCGTGCAACATCTTCTCGACGCAGGACCACGCGGCTGCCGCGATCGTCGAAGCCGGCACGCCGGTGTTCGCGTTCAAGGGCGAATCGCTCGACGAATACTGGGAGTTCTCGCACCGCATCTTCGAATGGCCGAACGGCGAATTCGCGAACATGATCCTGGACGACGGCGGCGACGCAACGCTGCTGCTGATCCTCGGCGCGAAGGCCGAGAAGGATCGTTCGGTGATCGCGAAGCCGACCAACGAGGAAGAAGTCGCGCTGTACAAGTCGATCGCGAAGCACCTCGACGCGGACCCGACCTGGTACTCGACGCGCCTCGCGCACATCAAGGGCGTGACCGAAGAAACCACGACCGGCGTGCACCGCCTGTACCAGATGGAAAAGGACGGCCGCCTGCCGTTCCCGGCGTTCAACGTGAACGACTCGGTCACGAAGTCGAAGTTCGACAACCTGTACGGCTGCCGTGAATCGCTGGTCGACGGCATCAAGCGCGCGACCGACGTGATGATCGCGGGCAAGGTCGCGGTCGTCGCGGGCTACGGCGACGTGGGCAAGGGCTGCGCGCAGTCGCTGCGCGGCCTGGGCGCGACCGTGTGGGTCACCGAAATCGATCCGATCTGCGCGCTGCAGGCGGCGATGGAAGGCTACCGCGTCGTGACGATGGAATACGCGGCCGACAAGGCCGACATCTTCGTGACGGCCACCGGCAACTACCACGTGATCAACCACGATCACATGAAGGCGATGCGCCACAACGCGATCGTCTGCAACATCGGCCACTTCGACTCGGAAATCGACGTCGCGTCGACCCGCCAGTACCAGTGGGAAAACATCAAGCCGCAGGTCGACCACATCATCTTCCCGGACGGCAAGCGCGTGATCCTGCTGGCGGAAGGCCGCCTCGTGAACCTCGGCTGCGCGACCGGCCACCCGTCGTTCGTGATGTCGAACTCGTTCGCGAACCAGACGCTCGCGCAGATCGAGCTGTTCGTGCGCGGCAACGAGTACGAGAACAAGGTGTACGTGCTGCCGAAGCACCTCGATGAAAAGGTCGCCCGCCTGCACCTCGCGCGCATCGGCGCGAACCTGTCCGTGCTGTCCGACGAGCAGGCTTCGTACATCGGCGTGCAGAAGGACGGCCCGTTCAAGCCGAACCACTACCGCTACTGA
- a CDS encoding VOC family protein, whose amino-acid sequence MSSRIQRITPFLWFDRDAEAAAGFYVSVFDNARIVHVARYGKAGAHASGSAEGAVMTVAFELDGQAFIALNGGPVFQITPAVSFVVNCRDQDEIDRYWARLSEGGDERAQQCGWLRDRFGVSWQVVPVQLPELMAGDPARAERVMAQVMTMKKLDLAALQRAAAG is encoded by the coding sequence ATGAGCTCGCGCATACAACGCATCACCCCGTTCCTTTGGTTCGACCGCGACGCCGAGGCGGCCGCCGGTTTCTACGTGTCGGTGTTCGACAACGCGCGCATCGTGCACGTCGCGCGCTACGGCAAGGCCGGCGCGCACGCATCCGGCAGCGCGGAGGGCGCGGTGATGACCGTCGCGTTCGAGCTCGACGGGCAGGCGTTCATCGCGCTGAACGGCGGCCCCGTGTTCCAGATCACGCCGGCCGTGTCGTTCGTCGTCAACTGCCGGGACCAGGACGAAATCGACCGCTATTGGGCGCGCCTGTCCGAAGGCGGCGACGAGCGCGCGCAACAGTGCGGCTGGCTGCGCGACCGGTTCGGCGTGTCGTGGCAGGTCGTGCCGGTGCAGCTGCCGGAATTGATGGCGGGCGATCCCGCGCGCGCCGAGCGCGTGATGGCGCAGGTGATGACGATGAAGAAGCTCGATCTCGCCGCGCTGCAGCGGGCGGCGGCGGGCTAG
- a CDS encoding DUF3443 family protein, whose protein sequence is MSIPRTFKRWLGVLGLAAATAVLVTACGGGGDGGGSSNSGNNGNNGSGGSDGNSGNTAVINVNAGVANVINIPTISVKVCAPGTSNCQVVSNVLVDTASYGLRLVGSAVSGVLGSLPQVTSGGAPVAECGKFVSSYTWGSVRTVDLSIGAEQARSLPVQIIGDLGTTNVPASCTNGGASANSASALGANGILGIGPAPVDCGTTCATSTSSSNNYYACPNGDNANCAVALVPVAQQVANPVHHFADSSGVSVTMPGISNSGQASSTGTLTFGLPDLTGKTVMTSTTTGDVSATFLGRNVTAFFDTGSNAYFFNDSGQTVCSKNTQFYCPSSPPASYSATLSGQNGVAATVSMSIANADSLFSNPSTYAFNDIAGPFGSSSWLDIGMPHFYGRTIYFGMDKTSTGGAAPFVAF, encoded by the coding sequence TTGAGCATTCCTCGTACATTCAAGCGCTGGCTCGGCGTGCTGGGCCTCGCGGCGGCAACGGCCGTTCTCGTGACCGCATGCGGCGGCGGCGGCGACGGCGGCGGCAGCAGCAACTCGGGCAACAACGGCAACAACGGTTCGGGCGGCTCGGACGGCAACTCCGGGAACACGGCCGTCATCAACGTCAACGCCGGCGTGGCGAACGTGATCAACATCCCGACCATCAGCGTGAAGGTCTGCGCGCCGGGCACGTCGAACTGCCAGGTGGTCAGCAACGTGCTCGTCGATACCGCGTCCTACGGGCTGCGGCTCGTCGGCAGTGCGGTGTCGGGCGTGCTCGGCAGCCTCCCGCAGGTGACGAGCGGCGGCGCGCCGGTCGCCGAGTGCGGCAAGTTCGTGTCGAGCTATACGTGGGGTTCGGTGCGCACGGTCGACCTGTCGATCGGCGCCGAGCAGGCGCGCTCGCTGCCCGTGCAGATCATCGGCGACCTCGGCACGACGAACGTGCCGGCCTCGTGCACGAACGGCGGTGCGTCGGCCAACTCGGCGAGCGCGCTCGGCGCGAACGGGATTCTCGGCATCGGGCCGGCGCCGGTCGACTGCGGCACGACCTGCGCGACGTCGACGTCGTCGAGCAACAACTACTACGCGTGCCCGAACGGCGACAACGCGAACTGCGCGGTCGCGCTCGTGCCGGTGGCGCAGCAGGTGGCCAACCCGGTTCATCATTTCGCCGACAGCAGCGGGGTGAGCGTGACGATGCCGGGCATCTCGAACAGCGGGCAGGCCAGCTCCACCGGGACGCTGACGTTCGGCCTGCCCGACCTGACCGGGAAGACCGTGATGACGTCGACCACGACGGGCGACGTCAGCGCGACGTTCCTCGGGCGCAACGTGACCGCGTTCTTCGATACGGGCTCGAACGCGTATTTCTTCAACGATTCGGGGCAGACGGTTTGCTCGAAGAACACGCAGTTCTACTGCCCGTCATCGCCGCCGGCCAGCTACTCGGCGACGCTGAGCGGCCAGAACGGCGTGGCCGCGACCGTGTCGATGTCCATCGCGAACGCGGATTCGCTGTTCTCGAACCCGTCGACGTACGCGTTCAACGACATCGCGGGCCCGTTCGGTTCGTCCAGCTGGCTCGACATCGGCATGCCGCACTTCTACGGCAGGACGATCTACTTCGGGATGGACAAGACCTCGACCGGCGGCGCGGCGCCTTTCGTCGCGTTCTGA
- a CDS encoding phage holin family protein: MSVILTWVINALALLIITYLVPSIHIKSFGTALIIAVVLGLINTVIRPVLILLTLPVTIVTLGVFILVVNALCFWFASSLLKGFEVSGFWSAFFGSILYSIVSWLLSALIFGQRDIG; this comes from the coding sequence ATGAGCGTCATCCTCACCTGGGTCATCAACGCGCTCGCGCTGCTGATCATCACGTACCTCGTGCCGTCGATCCACATCAAGAGCTTCGGCACGGCGCTGATCATCGCGGTCGTGCTCGGCCTGATCAACACGGTGATCCGCCCGGTGCTGATCCTGCTGACGCTGCCCGTCACGATCGTCACGCTCGGGGTGTTCATCCTCGTCGTGAACGCGTTGTGCTTCTGGTTCGCGTCGTCGCTGCTGAAGGGCTTCGAGGTGTCGGGGTTCTGGTCCGCGTTCTTCGGTTCGATCCTGTACAGCATCGTGTCGTGGCTGCTGTCCGCACTGATCTTCGGTCAGCGCGACATCGGCTGA
- a CDS encoding flagellar biosynthesis protein FlhG: protein MDKQIIDQAEGLRRLLAGRASRIVAVTGGPAGVGCTSTVVNLAAALASLGKDVLVVDERADVHSASATLAGAWLRDGERTRVAAGFGLCAAARLARAGYTDAQLSDFIDGPADIVLVDAQLGADGSFSALAREAHDVLVVTRVAAQAITEAYACMKRLHFAHAFAQFRVLTNHVGSHADAKVAFDNLAGVASRYLTVSIADAGCVSADPLVEHARELTRAAVDAFPSSAAARDYRQIAADLLYWPMRPRSGAGRAVHAGGKPSYEAGAAHAA, encoded by the coding sequence TTGGATAAACAAATCATCGACCAGGCCGAAGGGCTGCGGCGCCTGCTGGCCGGGCGCGCGTCGCGCATCGTCGCGGTGACGGGCGGGCCGGCGGGTGTCGGCTGCACGTCCACCGTCGTGAATCTCGCGGCGGCGCTCGCGTCGCTCGGCAAGGACGTGCTCGTCGTCGACGAGCGCGCCGACGTGCATTCGGCCAGCGCGACGCTCGCGGGCGCGTGGCTGCGTGACGGCGAACGCACGCGGGTCGCGGCCGGCTTCGGCCTGTGCGCCGCCGCGCGGCTCGCGCGCGCCGGCTACACCGACGCGCAGCTCAGCGATTTCATCGACGGGCCGGCCGACATCGTCCTCGTCGACGCGCAGCTCGGCGCCGACGGTTCGTTCTCGGCGCTCGCCCGCGAAGCGCACGACGTGCTGGTCGTGACGCGGGTCGCGGCGCAGGCGATCACCGAGGCATACGCGTGCATGAAGCGGCTGCATTTCGCGCATGCGTTCGCGCAGTTCCGCGTGCTGACCAATCACGTCGGCAGCCACGCGGATGCGAAGGTCGCGTTCGACAACCTCGCGGGCGTCGCGAGCCGCTACCTGACGGTGTCGATCGCCGACGCGGGCTGCGTGAGCGCCGATCCGCTCGTCGAGCATGCGCGGGAGCTGACGCGCGCCGCGGTCGACGCGTTCCCGTCGTCGGCCGCCGCGCGCGACTACCGGCAGATTGCCGCCGACCTGCTGTACTGGCCGATGCGCCCGCGTTCGGGTGCGGGCCGCGCCGTGCACGCGGGCGGCAAGCCGTCGTATGAGGCGGGCGCGGCACACGCCGCGTGA